The following proteins are encoded in a genomic region of Mycolicibacterium rutilum:
- a CDS encoding AAA family ATPase: MTSTAAVCRSCGTGLRHGAKFCDECGARAAAPCGLPEYKQVTVLFADVVRSMDLAAAVDGERLREIMTELVERSAQAARRYGGTVEYNGDGVMALFGAPIALEDHAFRACLSALEIQREAKRLAAAVKDRDGVDLLVRVGVNSGRVIAGDIGSGSLGYVATGETVGFAKRIESAAPPGGVLLSETTARLVAHLASLTDPEFVRVKGSDLPVRAQRLRSVHGRDVMTDRVEASLVGRRGEMATLDGLIGGTIRGRGGVVSLSGSAGVGKSRVAREAAALASARGIEVHWTFCESHAQDVPFHAVTRLLRAGAGVVDLDGQAARARIREQYPESDPLDLLLLDDLLGIADPDLSSPQIDPDARRRRLTALINTASLSRKEPALFIVEDAHWIDPASESLLGDFLTVVPQTPQLVLITFRPEYVGALSRVPGAHAIALAPLHDSETAMLLGELVGGDPSAARLATVITERASGNPFFAEEMVREMVQRGVLQGAHGEYVCEVDVADVCVPATVQAAIKARIDRLSASSRRTLSAASILGARFGADLLAALQPDAVVDELLAAELIDRVRCPRGAEYTFRHPLIRAVAYESQLRTDRAALHRRVAVAIEERFPASADDNAALIAEHLEAAYDLPAAYRWHMRAAAWATDRDITSARQSWERARVIADALPADEPNRRAMQIAPRTMLCGIAWRLHANVADEHIDELRDLCAAAGDTASLAIGMAGLAIDRAFQGRIRDASRLASEAWGLIDSLRDPTLTVGLSFPLIYPKGHGGEWRDVLQWSQRAIDSADGDPSAGDLLFGSPLAVAYTTRGFARYCLGRPGWSDDLRRGLAMARETGSFSYATVVAYVYFPGIPLGVLAAHDRAVREIEDALRIAERSGDDMAVAFDRVILGLALAHRDSEAERDRGLRLLTEVRDVLEHESHNLSELRLVNVYLAREQARHGDRDQAIVQIRAALDQLVCEGQLLSWGIPATAVLVETLLDRGGDGDVCEAEVALERLAAVPVLDGLAIRDVWLLRSRALLARAQGDRATYRELACGYRRTAERFGYEGHLRWAAAMLADTEGSGTIERRPVPSAGRR; encoded by the coding sequence GTGACGTCGACGGCAGCGGTGTGCAGGTCGTGCGGCACGGGTCTGCGGCACGGCGCCAAGTTCTGCGACGAGTGCGGTGCGCGAGCCGCGGCCCCGTGTGGCCTCCCGGAGTACAAACAGGTGACGGTGCTGTTCGCCGACGTGGTGCGCTCGATGGACCTCGCGGCCGCGGTTGACGGCGAGCGCCTGCGCGAGATCATGACCGAACTGGTCGAGCGGTCCGCACAGGCGGCGCGCCGCTACGGCGGCACCGTCGAGTACAACGGCGACGGTGTGATGGCGCTGTTCGGTGCCCCGATCGCGTTGGAGGACCACGCTTTTCGCGCTTGCCTGAGCGCGCTGGAGATCCAGCGCGAGGCCAAGCGACTGGCCGCCGCCGTCAAGGACCGCGACGGCGTCGACCTGCTCGTGCGGGTGGGCGTGAACTCCGGGCGGGTGATCGCCGGAGACATCGGGTCGGGGTCGCTCGGCTATGTCGCGACCGGCGAAACGGTCGGATTCGCGAAGCGAATCGAGTCGGCGGCGCCTCCGGGAGGCGTGCTGCTCTCGGAGACGACCGCGCGACTCGTCGCTCACCTCGCGTCGCTCACCGATCCGGAATTCGTCCGCGTCAAGGGGTCCGATCTCCCCGTGCGTGCGCAGCGACTGCGCTCGGTCCACGGCCGTGATGTCATGACCGATCGCGTCGAAGCCAGCCTGGTCGGGCGGCGCGGGGAGATGGCCACTCTTGACGGTCTCATCGGCGGCACCATCCGCGGTCGCGGCGGCGTCGTGAGCCTGTCCGGATCCGCGGGTGTCGGCAAGAGCCGGGTGGCCCGCGAGGCCGCCGCGCTGGCCAGCGCCCGTGGCATCGAGGTGCACTGGACGTTCTGCGAGTCGCACGCCCAGGACGTCCCGTTCCACGCGGTGACCCGATTACTGCGGGCGGGCGCCGGAGTGGTTGACCTCGACGGCCAGGCGGCCCGCGCCCGCATCCGTGAGCAGTATCCGGAGTCCGACCCGCTGGACCTGCTGCTGCTCGACGACCTGCTGGGTATCGCCGACCCCGATCTGTCGTCGCCGCAGATCGATCCCGACGCGCGCCGCCGACGGCTCACCGCGCTGATCAACACTGCCTCGTTGTCACGTAAAGAACCGGCGCTGTTCATCGTCGAGGACGCGCACTGGATCGATCCGGCCAGCGAGTCACTGCTCGGCGATTTCCTCACCGTGGTCCCGCAGACGCCACAGCTGGTGTTGATCACGTTTCGTCCTGAATACGTCGGCGCCCTCTCCCGGGTGCCGGGCGCGCATGCCATTGCGCTTGCGCCGCTGCATGATTCGGAGACCGCCATGTTGCTCGGCGAGTTGGTGGGGGGTGACCCGTCGGCGGCGCGGCTGGCGACGGTCATCACCGAACGCGCCTCGGGGAACCCGTTCTTCGCCGAGGAGATGGTGCGCGAGATGGTGCAGCGCGGTGTGCTGCAGGGCGCGCACGGCGAATACGTCTGCGAGGTCGACGTTGCCGACGTCTGTGTGCCGGCCACGGTGCAGGCCGCGATCAAGGCGCGCATCGACCGGTTGAGTGCATCTTCCCGCAGGACATTGAGTGCGGCTTCGATTCTCGGCGCCAGGTTCGGGGCGGATCTGCTCGCCGCACTGCAGCCCGATGCGGTGGTCGACGAACTGCTGGCTGCGGAGCTCATCGACCGAGTGCGGTGTCCGCGCGGCGCTGAGTACACCTTCCGTCATCCGCTGATCCGCGCGGTGGCCTACGAGTCACAGCTCAGAACCGATCGCGCCGCTCTGCATCGGCGCGTCGCGGTGGCCATCGAGGAACGCTTCCCGGCGTCGGCCGACGACAACGCCGCCTTGATCGCAGAACACCTCGAGGCGGCTTACGACCTGCCCGCGGCATACCGGTGGCACATGCGTGCCGCGGCGTGGGCGACGGACCGCGACATCACCTCGGCGCGGCAGAGCTGGGAACGCGCGCGGGTGATCGCGGACGCCCTGCCGGCCGACGAGCCGAACCGGCGGGCGATGCAGATCGCCCCCCGCACCATGTTGTGCGGCATCGCCTGGCGCCTGCACGCGAACGTGGCCGACGAGCACATCGACGAGTTGCGCGACCTGTGCGCCGCCGCCGGGGACACGGCGTCGCTGGCGATCGGGATGGCGGGGCTGGCGATAGATCGAGCGTTTCAGGGCCGGATCCGCGACGCATCGCGGTTGGCATCCGAAGCCTGGGGCCTGATCGACTCGCTCCGCGACCCGACGTTGACGGTGGGGCTGTCGTTCCCGCTCATCTATCCGAAGGGGCACGGCGGCGAGTGGCGCGACGTGCTGCAGTGGTCGCAGCGGGCCATCGACTCGGCCGACGGTGACCCGTCTGCAGGCGACCTCCTTTTCGGGTCGCCGCTCGCGGTCGCCTACACGACCCGCGGTTTCGCGCGGTATTGCCTGGGCCGTCCCGGATGGTCCGACGACCTGCGCCGGGGCCTGGCGATGGCCCGCGAGACCGGGTCGTTCTCCTACGCCACCGTGGTGGCCTACGTGTACTTCCCCGGCATACCTCTCGGTGTCCTGGCGGCCCACGATCGAGCGGTGCGCGAGATCGAGGATGCCCTGCGCATCGCCGAGCGATCCGGTGACGACATGGCGGTGGCCTTCGACCGCGTGATCTTGGGACTGGCCCTGGCACATCGGGATTCAGAAGCGGAGCGCGACCGCGGACTCAGGTTGTTGACCGAAGTTCGTGACGTCCTCGAACATGAGAGCCACAACCTGAGCGAGCTGCGGCTGGTCAACGTGTATCTGGCACGGGAGCAGGCTCGGCACGGCGATCGCGATCAGGCGATCGTGCAGATCCGTGCTGCCCTCGACCAACTGGTGTGCGAGGGCCAGCTGTTGTCGTGGGGCATCCCGGCGACGGCCGTTCTGGTGGAGACCCTCCTGGACCGCGGCGGTGACGGTGACGTGTGCGAGGCGGAGGTCGCGCTGGAGCGGCTCGCAGCCGTACCGGTTCTCGACGGGCTGGCGATCCGTGACGTCTGGCTGCTGAGGTCACGGGCGCTGTTGGCTCGGGCGCAGGGCGATCGGGCGACCTATCGCGAACTGGCTTGTGGGTACCGCAGGACGGCAGAGCGTTTCGGCTACGAGGGCCACCTCCGATGGGCCGCCGCGATGCTCGCCGACACCGAAGGCAGCGGCACGATCGAGCGCCGGCCCGTCCCCTCTGCAGGCCGGCGCTGA
- a CDS encoding CaiB/BaiF CoA transferase family protein — translation MTHSGPLAGVKVIELGGIGPGPHAAMVLADLGADVVRVRRPGGLQIPAENVDLLHRGKRVVDLDVKQDPGALLNLAAKADVLIDAFRPGTCERLGIGPDECAAVNPRLIYARITGWGQHGPLAQTAGHDINYLSQTGALSAIGYRDRPPVAPLNLVADFGGGSMFVLLGIVSALYERERSGLGQVIDAAMVDGVSVLAQMAWTMKATGTLSDERESFMLDGGAPFYRTYETADGRYMAVGAIEPQFYAQLLDGLGLDPAELPHQLDKAAYPQMHAVFAERFASKTRDEWSAIFAGTDACVTPVLTWSEAAHNDHLRARSTLVQADGADQAAPAPRFSRTPAGPVGSPPQHTTPIADIDWDQ, via the coding sequence GTGACGCACAGCGGACCTCTTGCGGGCGTGAAAGTCATCGAACTCGGCGGCATCGGTCCGGGACCGCACGCCGCGATGGTGCTGGCCGATCTCGGCGCCGACGTGGTGCGCGTGCGCAGGCCCGGCGGGTTGCAGATCCCGGCCGAGAACGTCGACCTGCTGCACCGCGGCAAACGCGTCGTCGACCTCGACGTCAAGCAGGACCCGGGCGCGCTGCTGAACCTGGCCGCCAAGGCCGACGTGTTGATCGACGCGTTCCGGCCGGGCACCTGCGAACGCCTCGGCATCGGGCCCGACGAATGCGCGGCGGTCAATCCGCGGCTCATCTACGCGCGGATCACCGGCTGGGGTCAGCACGGCCCGCTGGCGCAGACCGCCGGCCACGACATCAACTACCTCTCCCAGACCGGCGCGCTGTCGGCGATCGGATACCGCGACCGGCCGCCGGTCGCGCCGCTGAACCTGGTCGCCGACTTCGGCGGCGGGTCGATGTTCGTGCTGCTCGGCATCGTGTCCGCACTGTACGAACGCGAGCGCTCCGGGCTGGGGCAGGTGATCGACGCGGCGATGGTCGACGGTGTCTCGGTGCTGGCGCAGATGGCGTGGACGATGAAGGCGACCGGCACGCTGAGCGACGAACGCGAGTCGTTCATGCTCGACGGCGGCGCACCGTTCTACCGCACTTACGAAACCGCCGACGGCAGGTACATGGCCGTCGGCGCGATCGAGCCGCAGTTCTACGCGCAACTGCTCGACGGCCTCGGACTCGATCCGGCCGAACTGCCGCATCAACTCGACAAGGCGGCGTACCCGCAGATGCACGCCGTGTTCGCCGAGCGGTTCGCAAGCAAAACCCGCGACGAGTGGTCCGCGATCTTCGCGGGCACCGACGCGTGTGTCACCCCGGTGCTGACGTGGAGCGAGGCGGCGCACAACGACCACCTGCGCGCACGGTCGACGCTGGTGCAGGCCGACGGCGCCGATCAGGCCGCGCCGGCGCCGCGGTTCTCGCGCACACCGGCCGGCCCGGTCGGCTCGCCGCCGCAGCACACCACGCCGATCGCCGATATTGACTGGGACCAATAA
- a CDS encoding SRPBCC family protein gives MAVQASREVVFEAPKDVILDALADIDAVPTWSPVHKSAEVLDRHPDGRPHHVKATFKIMGVTDKEVLEYHWGDDWVVWDAKATLQQRGQHGEYNLTAIGEDRTRVRFDIVIDLAAPIPEFLLRRAKRMVLDVATENLRRRVMTDDQSSAQPD, from the coding sequence ATGGCGGTTCAGGCATCGCGGGAAGTGGTTTTCGAGGCGCCCAAAGACGTCATTCTCGACGCGCTCGCCGACATCGACGCGGTCCCGACGTGGTCGCCCGTGCACAAGTCCGCCGAGGTGCTCGACCGCCATCCCGACGGCCGGCCCCACCACGTCAAGGCGACGTTCAAGATCATGGGCGTCACCGACAAGGAAGTCCTCGAGTACCACTGGGGCGACGACTGGGTGGTGTGGGACGCCAAGGCGACGCTGCAGCAGCGCGGCCAGCACGGCGAGTACAACCTGACCGCCATCGGCGAGGACCGCACCCGGGTGCGGTTCGACATCGTGATCGACCTGGCCGCCCCGATCCCCGAATTCCTGCTGCGCCGGGCGAAGAGGATGGTGCTCGACGTGGCGACCGAGAACCTGCGTCGACGGGTGATGACCGACGACCAGTCTTCCGCTCAGCCCGATTAG
- a CDS encoding TIGR03564 family F420-dependent LLM class oxidoreductase — translation MPTGVFLFPSPNATNVVDDVIDKARAAYDVGVRQIWLAQQLAQDAIGLAGHIGAAVPGLGVGTSVVPINPRHPLLIASQAQTAQAAAHGNFSLGLGLGAHAVETEAFGQAWPNTVQRLREHLTVLRSILDDGAVDFHGEEVSAVSIWPVTVAGGTPIPVYVAAMGPKALQVTGELADGTMPYLAGPRTLKEFIVPTITAAAEQAGRPAPRIIAAAPALVLDDVDAARAVSDQKLAFYETIPSYRKVLAREGVQSATELAAIGSTEAVVERMRDYLDAGATDVVLNPLRTEPGDLEALWEVARNIDAT, via the coding sequence ATGCCGACCGGAGTTTTTCTCTTCCCCAGCCCGAACGCCACCAACGTCGTCGACGACGTCATCGACAAGGCGCGCGCCGCCTATGACGTTGGCGTGCGCCAGATCTGGCTGGCCCAGCAGCTGGCGCAGGACGCGATCGGTCTCGCCGGGCACATCGGAGCCGCCGTCCCCGGCCTCGGCGTCGGCACGTCGGTGGTGCCGATCAACCCCCGCCACCCGTTGCTCATCGCGTCGCAGGCGCAGACCGCGCAGGCCGCCGCACACGGCAACTTCAGCCTCGGGCTCGGACTCGGCGCGCACGCGGTGGAAACCGAGGCGTTCGGTCAGGCGTGGCCGAACACCGTCCAACGCCTCAGGGAGCATCTGACCGTGCTGCGGTCGATCCTCGACGACGGGGCCGTCGACTTCCACGGCGAGGAGGTCAGCGCGGTCTCGATCTGGCCGGTGACCGTCGCCGGCGGTACCCCGATACCGGTGTACGTCGCCGCGATGGGGCCCAAGGCGCTGCAGGTCACCGGTGAACTCGCTGACGGCACAATGCCTTACCTCGCCGGACCGCGCACCCTCAAGGAGTTCATCGTGCCGACGATCACGGCTGCCGCCGAGCAGGCCGGCCGTCCTGCGCCGCGCATCATCGCCGCCGCACCCGCCCTCGTGCTGGACGACGTCGACGCCGCCCGTGCGGTGTCAGACCAGAAGCTGGCGTTCTACGAGACGATCCCGTCGTACCGAAAGGTGCTCGCGCGCGAGGGCGTACAGTCGGCCACCGAACTCGCGGCGATCGGCTCGACCGAGGCGGTGGTGGAGCGGATGCGCGATTATCTCGACGCCGGGGCCACCGATGTGGTGCTCAATCCGCTGCGCACCGAACCCGGTGACCTCGAGGCGCTTTGGGAGGTCGCGCGCAACATCGACGCAACATGA
- a CDS encoding GntR family transcriptional regulator yields the protein MPSRRRSPLLARLVVEAPGRPQQAILDELRRVLLDGAVLPGTPIPLAEVADLFGVSQIPVREALKTLIGEGLVTHRSNFGYTVAQLTPLELREMYIVRETLESAALAAAVANATDGDRAAIVAANEALQHAIREDDPSAYHRQSRGFHLALTRPSRMHRLLHMLESAWNVTEPVQSMVHVSGDDRAALHADHCEMVGVFLAGDVEGLLTAAEAHAQRLNSVISTLPTDTGLLMPTDISSAQ from the coding sequence ATGCCGTCGCGACGCCGTTCGCCGCTGTTGGCGCGTTTGGTGGTCGAGGCGCCCGGCCGCCCGCAGCAGGCCATCCTCGACGAGCTGAGGCGGGTGCTGCTCGACGGCGCCGTCTTGCCCGGCACCCCGATCCCGCTGGCCGAGGTGGCCGACCTGTTCGGGGTCAGCCAGATCCCGGTGCGCGAAGCGCTCAAGACGCTGATCGGGGAAGGGCTGGTGACCCACCGCAGCAATTTCGGCTACACCGTCGCGCAGTTGACGCCGCTGGAGCTGCGCGAGATGTACATCGTGCGCGAGACCCTGGAGTCGGCCGCGCTGGCCGCGGCGGTCGCCAACGCGACCGACGGGGACCGGGCCGCGATCGTCGCCGCCAACGAGGCCCTGCAGCACGCGATCCGCGAGGACGACCCCAGCGCCTATCACCGCCAGAGCCGCGGCTTCCACCTCGCCCTGACGCGGCCCTCACGGATGCACCGGCTGCTGCACATGCTCGAATCCGCTTGGAACGTCACCGAACCCGTGCAATCGATGGTGCACGTGTCAGGCGACGACCGGGCGGCGTTGCACGCCGACCACTGCGAAATGGTCGGGGTGTTCCTCGCCGGCGACGTCGAGGGCCTGCTGACCGCGGCGGAGGCGCACGCGCAGCGGCTCAATTCGGTCATCTCAACCCTGCCCACCGACACCGGTCTGTTGATGCCGACGGATATATCTTCTGCGCAATAG
- a CDS encoding NCS1 family nucleobase:cation symporter-1, giving the protein MTNLETAGRTDLPPGTIIAAGDIVEAAGHPIGSGVIKPGYDLRLTNEDLAPLRKQTWSSYNIFAFWMSDVHSVGGYVTAGSLFALGLASWQVLVALLIGIIIVNVFCNLVAKPSQATGVPYPVICRSVFGVLGANIPAIIRGLIAVAWYGIQTYLASAALDVVLLKLFPGLMPYAEVEQYGFAGLSLLGWGSFILLWILQACVFWRGMESIRKFIDFCGPAVYVVMFLLCGYLIYQAGWGAIDLNLGDVTYTGLSSIPVMLGAIALVVSYFSGPMLNFGDFSRYGKSFAAVKRGNFLGLPVNFLLFSILVVVTASLTVPVFGELLTDPVETVARIDSTFAIVLGALTFTIATIGINIVANFISPAFDFSNVSPQRISWRAGGMIAAVGSVLITPWNLYNNPEVIHYTLETLGAFIGPLFGVLIAHYYLVHKQKVVVDDMFTLDEDGTYWYTKGYNPAAVIATVIGAVVAVVPVLLGGSVVGMHTAAQYSWFIGCGLGFAAYWAMATRGRFAVPALP; this is encoded by the coding sequence ATGACCAACCTCGAAACCGCAGGCAGGACTGACCTCCCGCCCGGCACCATCATCGCTGCCGGCGACATCGTCGAAGCCGCCGGCCATCCCATCGGCAGCGGCGTCATCAAACCCGGATACGACCTCCGCCTCACCAACGAGGACCTGGCCCCGCTGCGAAAGCAGACCTGGTCGTCGTACAACATCTTCGCGTTCTGGATGTCCGACGTGCACAGCGTCGGCGGGTACGTCACCGCCGGCAGCCTGTTCGCGCTCGGCCTGGCCAGTTGGCAGGTGCTCGTCGCCCTGCTGATCGGCATCATCATCGTCAACGTGTTCTGCAATCTGGTGGCCAAACCCAGCCAGGCCACCGGCGTGCCCTACCCGGTGATCTGCCGCAGCGTGTTCGGCGTGCTCGGAGCGAACATCCCGGCCATCATCCGCGGCCTGATCGCGGTGGCGTGGTACGGCATCCAGACCTACCTGGCCTCGGCGGCGCTGGACGTGGTGCTGCTCAAGCTGTTCCCGGGGCTCATGCCCTACGCGGAGGTGGAGCAGTACGGCTTCGCCGGGCTGTCGCTGCTCGGCTGGGGCAGCTTCATCCTGCTGTGGATCCTGCAGGCCTGCGTGTTCTGGCGCGGCATGGAGTCCATCCGCAAGTTCATCGACTTCTGCGGACCCGCGGTCTACGTCGTGATGTTCCTGCTGTGCGGATACCTGATCTATCAGGCCGGCTGGGGCGCAATCGATCTCAACCTCGGCGACGTCACCTACACCGGCCTGTCGTCGATCCCGGTGATGCTCGGCGCGATCGCGCTGGTGGTCTCGTACTTCTCCGGGCCGATGCTCAACTTCGGCGACTTCTCCCGCTACGGCAAGTCGTTCGCGGCCGTCAAGCGCGGGAACTTCCTCGGTCTTCCGGTCAACTTCCTGCTGTTCTCCATCCTGGTCGTGGTGACGGCGTCGCTGACGGTGCCGGTGTTCGGCGAGCTGCTCACCGACCCGGTCGAAACCGTGGCGCGCATCGACTCGACGTTCGCGATCGTACTGGGCGCGTTGACGTTCACCATCGCGACCATCGGCATCAACATCGTCGCGAACTTCATCTCGCCGGCGTTCGACTTCTCCAACGTCAGCCCGCAGCGCATCAGCTGGCGTGCCGGCGGCATGATCGCGGCCGTCGGGTCGGTGCTGATCACGCCGTGGAACCTGTACAACAACCCGGAGGTCATCCACTACACGCTGGAGACCCTCGGCGCGTTCATCGGCCCGCTGTTCGGTGTGCTGATCGCCCACTACTACCTGGTGCACAAGCAGAAGGTGGTCGTCGACGACATGTTCACCCTCGATGAGGACGGAACCTACTGGTACACCAAGGGTTACAACCCGGCTGCGGTCATCGCGACCGTGATCGGCGCCGTGGTGGCGGTGGTCCCGGTGCTGCTGGGCGGTTCGGTGGTCGGCATGCACACCGCCGCGCAGTACAGCTGGTTTATCGGGTGCGGGCTCGGGTTCGCCGCGTACTGGGCGATGGCCACCCGCGGCCGCTTCGCGGTGCCTGCCCTGCCGTGA
- a CDS encoding aspartate/glutamate racemase family protein: MTRIWVINPNTTEAMTAAIERSARAVVAPGTVVTGVTSEIGPASIESHYDEALSVPGVLRAIERGEREGVDGYVIACFGDPGLDAAREAAAGPVIGIAEAAMHTASHLGRGFSVVTTLARTIGRAEDLANHYGMQRFCRGVHACDIPVLDLDTDPDARKIVTEACREAVESDGSDVVVLGCAGMASMCAPISAELGVPVVDGVTAATLTVRSLVAMGLGTSKRGEFAAPLPKDYLTGG, from the coding sequence GTGACGCGGATCTGGGTCATCAACCCGAACACCACCGAGGCGATGACGGCCGCGATCGAGCGCTCCGCTCGGGCCGTCGTCGCCCCGGGCACGGTGGTCACCGGCGTCACCTCCGAGATCGGGCCCGCTTCGATCGAGAGCCATTACGACGAGGCGCTTTCGGTGCCCGGTGTGCTGCGCGCGATCGAGCGTGGTGAACGCGAGGGGGTGGACGGCTATGTCATCGCGTGCTTCGGTGACCCGGGTCTGGACGCCGCACGCGAGGCGGCGGCCGGCCCGGTGATCGGCATCGCCGAGGCCGCGATGCACACCGCGAGCCACCTCGGGCGCGGGTTCAGCGTCGTCACCACGTTGGCGCGGACCATCGGGCGCGCCGAGGACCTCGCCAACCACTATGGGATGCAGCGGTTCTGCCGCGGGGTCCACGCCTGCGACATCCCGGTGCTCGACCTGGACACCGACCCAGACGCGCGCAAGATCGTCACCGAGGCGTGCCGGGAGGCCGTCGAGTCCGACGGTTCCGACGTGGTGGTCCTCGGGTGCGCGGGAATGGCGTCGATGTGCGCGCCGATATCGGCCGAACTGGGTGTGCCGGTCGTCGACGGCGTCACCGCGGCGACGCTCACGGTGCGGTCGCTGGTCGCGATGGGATTAGGCACCTCCAAGCGCGGCGAGTTCGCCGCGCCGCTGCCGAAGGACTACCTGACCGGCGGGTGA
- the puuE gene encoding allantoinase PuuE, producing MTSYPRDMVGYGRTPPDPKWPGGSVIAVQFVLNYEEGAENSVLDGDPASETFLSEITLAEAFPDRHMSMESLYEYGSRAGLWRLLRIFERRGIPLTIFAVARAMQRNPEAVAAFAELGHEIACHGLRWKSYQSIDRDTERGHMAEAVRILTELTGAAPRGWYTGRDSPNTRELVVEQGGFVYDADSYADDLPYWVRVHDTDHLVVPYTLDTNDMRFASAAGFATGEEFFAHLRDAFDVLYREGREGNPKMLSIGLHCRLAGRPARSAALERFCDHVLSHDGVWLAQRIEIAEHWRTHHPPVR from the coding sequence GTGACCTCATACCCGCGCGACATGGTGGGCTACGGCCGCACCCCGCCGGACCCGAAGTGGCCGGGCGGGTCGGTGATCGCGGTGCAGTTCGTGCTCAATTACGAAGAGGGCGCCGAGAATTCGGTGCTCGACGGCGACCCGGCCTCGGAGACGTTCCTGTCGGAGATCACCCTCGCCGAGGCGTTTCCCGACCGCCACATGAGCATGGAGTCGCTCTACGAATATGGTTCGCGGGCCGGCCTGTGGCGGCTGCTTCGGATCTTCGAGCGACGCGGCATCCCGCTGACGATCTTCGCTGTGGCCAGGGCGATGCAACGCAACCCGGAAGCCGTCGCGGCGTTCGCCGAACTCGGCCACGAGATCGCCTGTCACGGACTGCGGTGGAAGTCCTACCAGTCCATCGACCGTGACACCGAACGCGGCCACATGGCCGAGGCGGTGCGCATCCTGACCGAGTTGACCGGCGCCGCACCGCGCGGCTGGTACACCGGCCGTGACTCACCCAACACCCGCGAACTCGTCGTCGAGCAAGGCGGATTCGTCTACGACGCGGACTCCTACGCCGACGACCTGCCGTACTGGGTGCGCGTGCACGACACCGACCACCTGGTCGTGCCCTACACGCTGGACACCAACGACATGCGGTTCGCCTCGGCCGCGGGGTTCGCCACCGGCGAGGAGTTCTTCGCCCACCTGCGCGACGCCTTCGACGTGCTGTACCGCGAAGGGCGAGAAGGCAACCCGAAGATGCTGTCGATCGGCCTGCACTGCCGGCTGGCGGGCCGCCCGGCGCGCAGCGCGGCGCTCGAACGGTTCTGCGACCACGTGCTGTCCCACGACGGGGTGTGGCTCGCGCAGCGCATCGAGATCGCCGAGCACTGGCGCACGCATCACCCGCCGGTCAGGTAG